The sequence below is a genomic window from Desulfomicrobium macestii.
AGGTCGTTTTTTCGTTGTGGGCGCCCTTCCTGTCCCAGTGGAACTGCACCTTCACGCGGCCGTATTTGTCCGGGAAGATCTCCTCGCCCGCCGGGCCGGTCACGATGGCCGTCTGCCTGCTCACGATGCGCCTCTTGCGATGCTCCGACGCGGGTACGAAGCGCGTCGTGTTCAGGATCGCCTGAACATGGGCCGCGTACGTCATGCCCCGGTCGGGGGCCTCGTGCTCCAGCACCTGCGGCTGCTCGCCCCGGTGTTCGACGCGCACGAGCCACCAGCGTGAATTCATGTCCGGGCGTGCATGACCGTGGAGTTCAAAGGTGAACCCGGGGATCATCCGCGACACGTCGGTTCTGGCGTCGATGCGGCGGCTTTGGCTCATGTGCCTGAGCATCTCGATGTCGGCGTAGCGTTTGCCTTCCTTCTGCTGCCGGTAGAGGTGCGGATAACGGTACTGCTCAAGCATCATGCCCGGCGGAACCGGTGCCTTGCGCGCGTCCGTCTCGGTCTGGGCGGCCGTGAGGCCGAGGCGCGTCTTCTCGAAGTTCCATTCCCTGAAAGTGGCGGAGTCGCTGCCTATGGTCTGGCTGAGTTCGATGGATTTTATGGTGGCATCGTCCGTTTCCGTGCCCGCGCCGGGATGGAAGCGCAGCGTGCTTTCGCCCTCTATCAAAGGCCCGCCCTCGCGATCCGAAAAGCAGAGCACATGCCGGTCCTCGGAGTGCTCGAAATAGAAGTAGATGCCTTCCTCCTCGCACAGCCGGGAGATGAAATGCAGCGCGGTTTCGCCGTACTGTACGCAGTATTCGCGGGGTGCGTAGTCGAAGAAGCATTTGAAGGCGTACGAATCCCCGGTGAAGTTCTGTTCTTTGAGGATCTGCTCGATGATCTGCGGCACGCTCATGTTCTGGAAGATGCGGTGGTCCGTGGTCAGGCCCAGGAACCAAAGGCGCGGGACAAGCAGGCAGCGGTAATGGGTGTGGTACTTGGTTGAATGCAGCTGTGACAGTCCGCGGATGATGCCATGCACATGACGGACTCCGCCGCTTTTGTCGGCTATACTCAGACAGGCCGGCTTGCGCAGAAGCTCTGCGAAATCGACGCGCGCAGAGTCGTGAACGAGCTCGATTTCATATTCGAAGGGTTTGTGGACTTCTTCGGCCCCGGAAAAGGCGTAGACTCCAAGGCCTGTTTCGGATGGTGTGCTGAACGTGAACCACTGGGTGTCGGCTGGCGGCGGATGCGGCATGGAACCTCCCTGTCCGCAGTTTGGCTGGCGGACGTTTTCTATCCATGTTGCCAGCTAGTTCCAGACCGCGCATTGGGGAGGATGTGTAATTTCAGGGTAATTGTCTGGGGATCAGGAGGGGGTATGCGATGGGTTTGCGAAGACGCAGACGGGAGATGAAACCCGAGATCGCAGGGTGCAAAAAAGAACCGCAGGCTCGCGCCCGCGGTTCTTTCATGCGTCTTAAAAACGACGGGGGCTTACTGGAAGAGCGCCCCCTGGCTGGCGAAGAACACCTGCGAGGTTCCGGCCGCGCCCAGCGTGTTTTTTTCCGCCGTCAGTTCCATGCGGTAGCCAAAAGAGATGTACAGCGGGCCGGACGAGCCCAGTGATTCGGGCGTGAGGTGGAATTCGAAGGGTACGCCCTTTTCGTGGTCCAGGCTCGTGGGCAGGTAGAGGCGCAGGTCCTTGGCCAGGACGCGGCTCTGGTCGTCGCTGAGGTAGATCTGCATCCACAGGTCCTGAATCCAGGTCGCCCATTCGGGGATGGCGCCGGCCACGGGAATGGCCGTGCCGGAGACGATCAGCCTGTTATCCTCCAGGCGGCTCGTGTAGTTGAATTCCCAGTAGCGCATGACAAGGGTCTCCTGCTGACCGAGGGTCCAGGGGTTCTTGTCCAGATGCACGACGCTCAGATGCGCGCACCCCGTAAGCAGCAAAACCGCAATCACAAGCGAAAATATCAGACGTGGACGCATGCTCGTCTCCTTGCATTTCATCGTGATCATCACAATTTGGGACTGCCCTGCACTATCATCTCGGCCAGGGTCAGATCAACCCGGGGCAGGGCGCGGATTTGCCTGGGGCCGACGAACTGCACTTCGAGCTCCATGAGCCTGGTATAGAGCGCAGTGCGGTCCAGGACAGGAAAGGAGTCCGCCCCGGCGCACAGCTCTTGGCTGCGGAAACAGCCTGGGAAATCGATGGCGCGGCCATCGGGGTAGCGCAGCCTGTTGGGCACGCCGTGCAGCCTGCAGATCATCAGCCGGTGGGCGTAGACGCCGCAGCGCCCGTCGTCGTTCAGCGGAC
It includes:
- a CDS encoding type VI secretion system Vgr family protein, with amino-acid sequence MPHPPPADTQWFTFSTPSETGLGVYAFSGAEEVHKPFEYEIELVHDSARVDFAELLRKPACLSIADKSGGVRHVHGIIRGLSQLHSTKYHTHYRCLLVPRLWFLGLTTDHRIFQNMSVPQIIEQILKEQNFTGDSYAFKCFFDYAPREYCVQYGETALHFISRLCEEEGIYFYFEHSEDRHVLCFSDREGGPLIEGESTLRFHPGAGTETDDATIKSIELSQTIGSDSATFREWNFEKTRLGLTAAQTETDARKAPVPPGMMLEQYRYPHLYRQQKEGKRYADIEMLRHMSQSRRIDARTDVSRMIPGFTFELHGHARPDMNSRWWLVRVEHRGEQPQVLEHEAPDRGMTYAAHVQAILNTTRFVPASEHRKRRIVSRQTAIVTGPAGEEIFPDKYGRVKVQFHWDRKGAHNEKTTCWIRVAQGWAGSQYGTLTIPRIGHEVVVSFLEADPDRPLITGRVYNAANPVPYQLPENKTRTVLKTLSSPGGGGFNELRVEDKKGQEEIYAHAEKDVNVHVKNDWKEHILRDQHRTIDNFSYSLVKGEDQQTVEKDRKVELLSDDHLTVRGSSHGSIGRKWLLRTGGEVHARAGVKTVLEAGSELTLKVGGNFVKLNASGITIVGKNVKMNAGGGPGSGSGARPLLPIVSEIPDVPPGPKAECLCKACEDREGFIHTEDS